The following proteins come from a genomic window of Synechococcus sp. BIOS-E4-1:
- the priA gene encoding primosomal protein N' has translation MSATPVNQSSSPPAAQLISEVDVWLEAGRDGRTFSYCDSHSLGVGLGDLVAVRLRGRRLQGLVTGCRPLEAVANCADSDAVQLNPVEELVQRAAVDPSWRSWLDAMAALCHTSSFRMLKAALPPGWLGQRPCAAPALRQLWWVERLEAADPTAMPKASRQCELLVELERRGGGAWQRDLLAEGFQTGTVKSLESKGLIRRQRKPANASSGSDPETPCPAELESPRLLTDEQQAVVSQFQSLPEGGGLLLWGITGSGKTEVYLQLAAEELMAGRHVLLLTPEIGLIPQLVDRCRQRFGGRVLEYHSGCTSSERVRTWRRCLESTDPIVVVGTRSAVFLPLRPLGLLVLDEEHDNSYKQDSPMPCYHARVMASERVRLQGGRLLLGSATPSLESWSRLQPQGTLVLARLRSRISSQPLPPVRIIDMRHELAEGNKRLISRALMDRLAQLPDKGEQAVVLVPRRGYSTFLSCRSCGEVVMCPHCDVPLTVHGNRGAQQWLRCHWCDHRAPITPSCTSCGSLAFKPFGAGTQRVLERLGEELSDLRLLRFDRDTTGGRDGHRRLLAQFAEGEADVLVGTQMLAKGMDLPRVTLAAVLAADGLLHRPDLRAGEQCLQLLLQLAGRAGRAEKPGEVLVQTYSPDHPVIRHLVDGRYERFLEEESALRREAGLVPFARACLIRLSGQSASDTATAGTLLAERIRAGCAAAGWQLLGPAPAPVARVAGRSRWQLLLHGPQHSEIPLPSGTGLWEGLPKDVSLAVDPDPLQL, from the coding sequence ATGTCGGCAACCCCCGTCAATCAATCCTCCAGCCCTCCTGCCGCGCAGTTGATTTCGGAAGTCGATGTCTGGCTGGAGGCCGGTCGTGACGGGCGTACTTTCAGCTATTGCGACAGTCACAGTCTCGGAGTGGGACTGGGAGATCTGGTGGCGGTCCGTCTGAGAGGCCGTCGACTGCAGGGGCTGGTCACCGGCTGCAGGCCACTCGAAGCAGTGGCGAATTGTGCCGACAGCGACGCCGTTCAGCTCAACCCGGTCGAAGAGCTGGTGCAGCGCGCTGCAGTCGACCCGTCATGGCGCTCATGGCTGGACGCCATGGCAGCTCTTTGCCACACCAGTTCCTTTCGGATGCTCAAGGCGGCATTGCCTCCGGGATGGCTGGGACAACGGCCTTGTGCGGCACCGGCCCTGCGTCAGCTCTGGTGGGTTGAGCGGCTTGAAGCTGCTGATCCAACAGCCATGCCGAAGGCTTCCAGGCAATGCGAGCTGTTGGTGGAGCTCGAACGCAGGGGCGGTGGCGCTTGGCAACGTGACCTTCTGGCGGAGGGGTTCCAAACAGGCACCGTCAAGAGCCTGGAGAGCAAGGGCCTGATTCGCAGACAACGCAAGCCAGCGAACGCTTCCAGTGGATCAGACCCGGAGACGCCCTGCCCTGCCGAGCTGGAGTCACCGCGATTGTTGACGGATGAGCAGCAAGCCGTGGTTAGCCAGTTTCAATCACTCCCCGAGGGTGGAGGACTGCTGCTCTGGGGCATTACAGGCTCCGGCAAGACCGAGGTCTACCTGCAGTTGGCAGCTGAGGAGCTGATGGCTGGCCGTCACGTTCTGCTGCTCACTCCGGAGATCGGCCTCATTCCCCAGCTCGTGGATCGTTGTCGTCAGCGTTTCGGAGGGCGGGTTCTGGAATATCACAGCGGTTGCACGTCCAGTGAGCGGGTTCGCACCTGGCGTCGTTGTCTCGAGAGTACCGATCCCATTGTGGTGGTAGGTACTCGCTCCGCGGTGTTTCTTCCCCTGCGCCCGCTGGGTCTGCTGGTGCTGGATGAGGAACACGACAATTCCTACAAGCAGGACTCACCCATGCCCTGTTACCACGCAAGGGTCATGGCGTCAGAGCGGGTGAGGTTGCAGGGTGGTCGTCTGCTGCTCGGCAGCGCGACACCCTCCCTCGAAAGCTGGAGCCGTCTCCAGCCTCAAGGAACTCTGGTTCTCGCCCGGCTGCGCTCGCGGATCTCCAGCCAGCCACTGCCACCCGTCCGGATCATTGACATGCGTCATGAACTGGCCGAGGGCAATAAACGCTTGATCAGTCGTGCCCTGATGGACCGGTTGGCCCAGCTCCCGGACAAAGGGGAACAGGCAGTCGTGCTGGTGCCGAGGCGCGGATACAGCACGTTTCTGAGCTGTCGCAGTTGTGGAGAGGTGGTGATGTGCCCTCATTGCGACGTCCCTCTGACCGTTCACGGCAATCGGGGCGCACAGCAGTGGCTGCGCTGTCACTGGTGTGACCATCGAGCCCCCATCACCCCCTCTTGCACATCATGCGGTTCCCTGGCGTTCAAGCCCTTTGGTGCAGGTACTCAACGGGTGTTGGAGCGTCTTGGCGAGGAACTCAGTGATCTGCGTCTACTGCGCTTTGATCGGGACACCACCGGTGGTCGTGATGGTCATCGAAGACTGCTGGCTCAGTTTGCGGAGGGTGAGGCCGATGTGCTGGTCGGGACGCAGATGCTGGCCAAAGGGATGGATCTGCCGCGCGTAACTTTGGCGGCGGTGCTTGCCGCCGATGGTCTTCTGCATCGACCTGATCTGAGGGCTGGAGAGCAGTGCCTGCAACTGCTTCTTCAACTCGCTGGCCGAGCCGGACGCGCAGAAAAGCCCGGTGAGGTGCTGGTCCAGACCTACAGCCCTGACCATCCAGTGATCCGTCATCTGGTGGATGGTCGTTACGAACGTTTTCTGGAAGAGGAATCGGCCCTGCGCCGTGAAGCAGGACTGGTTCCATTTGCGCGGGCTTGCCTGATTCGCCTCTCAGGTCAGTCGGCCAGCGATACAGCGACCGCTGGAACCCTGCTGGCTGAACGGATTCGCGCAGGCTGTGCCGCGGCAGGCTGGCAATTGCTCGGCCCTGCGCCCGCTCCTGTGGCTCGGGTGGCGGGCCGCAGTCGCTGGCAGTTGCTTCTGCACGGTCCCCAGCACAGTGAGATTCCCCTGCCATCCGGAACCGGCCTGTGGGAAGGGCTCCCAAAAGATGTTTCGCTGGCCGTTGACCCTGATCCTCTGCAGCTGTGA
- the rpoD gene encoding RNA polymerase sigma factor RpoD has translation MSPAASKSAQPKTASSKAATSKATPSIVMLADSKGLPKGVSKKAKPESKTSAAKSSATKAATKSKPATKSSSAKSSTTAKSATAAKGAAAAKTAKSAKTPAKATRAKSSTAAKPADLDAAADQLLAKTSGNPSISKEEKAKADAKAKVLASIKVGPKGVYTEDSIRVYLQEIGRIRLLRPDEEIELARKIADLLYLEELAAQFESDNGREPDNKEWAALVEMPLIRFRRRLMLGRRAKEKMVQSNLRLVVSIAKKYMNRGLSFQDLIQEGSLGLIRAAEKFDHEKGYKFSTYATWWIRQAITRAIADQSRTIRLPVHLYETISRIKKTTKVLSQEFGRKPTEEEIAESMEMTIEKLRFIAKSAQLPISLETPIGKEEDSRLGDFIEADIENPEQDVAKNLLREDLEGVLATLSPRERDVLRLRYGLDDGRMKTLEEIGQIFDVTRERIRQIEAKALRKLRHPNRNGVLKEYIK, from the coding sequence ATGAGTCCTGCTGCAAGCAAGTCAGCTCAGCCCAAGACTGCTTCCTCCAAAGCAGCGACGTCTAAGGCGACTCCATCCATCGTGATGTTGGCGGATTCCAAAGGACTGCCCAAGGGTGTGAGCAAGAAGGCCAAGCCGGAGTCAAAGACTTCAGCAGCAAAGTCATCTGCCACGAAGGCAGCCACGAAATCGAAGCCGGCCACGAAAAGCAGCTCAGCCAAAAGCTCAACTACAGCCAAGAGCGCAACTGCAGCCAAGGGTGCAGCAGCCGCCAAGACAGCAAAGAGCGCGAAAACCCCTGCGAAAGCAACCCGAGCCAAGAGCTCGACCGCTGCCAAGCCCGCTGATCTTGATGCCGCCGCTGATCAGTTGCTGGCCAAGACCTCTGGCAACCCTTCCATCAGCAAAGAAGAGAAAGCCAAAGCAGACGCCAAGGCCAAGGTGCTGGCGAGCATCAAAGTTGGCCCCAAAGGGGTCTACACCGAGGATTCGATCAGGGTCTATCTGCAGGAAATCGGCAGGATCCGCCTGCTGCGGCCAGACGAAGAAATCGAACTGGCCAGAAAGATCGCTGACCTTCTCTACCTCGAGGAGCTGGCTGCCCAGTTCGAAAGTGACAACGGCCGCGAACCCGATAACAAGGAATGGGCGGCGCTGGTGGAGATGCCGCTGATTCGTTTTCGCCGCCGACTGATGCTCGGGCGTCGGGCCAAGGAAAAAATGGTTCAGTCGAATCTGCGCCTTGTGGTCTCGATCGCCAAGAAATACATGAATCGTGGCCTGAGCTTCCAGGACCTAATCCAGGAAGGCAGTCTCGGACTGATTCGTGCCGCGGAGAAATTCGACCACGAGAAAGGCTACAAATTCTCCACCTATGCCACCTGGTGGATTCGTCAGGCCATCACACGGGCCATCGCTGATCAAAGTCGAACAATTCGCCTGCCGGTCCATCTCTACGAGACCATCTCCCGCATCAAAAAGACCACCAAAGTGCTCAGCCAGGAGTTCGGCCGCAAACCCACGGAAGAAGAGATCGCTGAATCAATGGAAATGACCATTGAGAAGCTGCGCTTCATCGCCAAGAGCGCCCAGCTGCCGATCTCCCTTGAGACCCCAATCGGCAAAGAAGAGGATTCCCGCCTCGGCGACTTCATCGAAGCCGATATCGAGAATCCCGAGCAGGACGTGGCCAAAAATCTTCTGCGTGAGGATCTCGAAGGCGTACTGGCCACGCTCAGTCCGAGGGAGCGCGACGTGCTCCGTCTTCGCTACGGCCTGGATGACGGACGCATGAAGACCCTCGAGGAAATCGGCCAGATCTTCGACGTCACCCGTGAGCGGATCCGCCAGATCGAAGCCAAGGCATTGCGCAAGCTGCGGCATCCCAATCGGAACGGGGTCCTGAAGGAATACATCAAGTAG
- a CDS encoding DUF3104 domain-containing protein: MSVDRLSEAKAPVEKRPVFLDVKPGMTVIVRDDYLVGESQDKDWWMGQLSIEVEQQETKHSQLLPGGWVVPGSLLVHQNFSVGISHGITTSHTFISLSFDLLPRVNSHTTDCISKSSALEVRFGLSPATSGRRRRLRW, from the coding sequence ATGAGTGTTGACCGCCTCAGCGAGGCCAAGGCACCTGTTGAAAAGAGACCTGTCTTCCTTGATGTGAAGCCTGGAATGACCGTGATCGTGAGAGATGACTACCTGGTGGGTGAGTCACAGGACAAGGATTGGTGGATGGGTCAGTTATCCATTGAGGTGGAGCAGCAAGAGACCAAGCATTCACAACTTCTTCCAGGTGGCTGGGTTGTTCCAGGCAGCCTTCTCGTTCATCAGAACTTCTCTGTAGGCATCTCGCATGGAATAACTACGAGTCACACCTTCATTTCACTGAGCTTTGACCTTCTTCCAAGAGTCAACAGTCACACCACTGACTGCATTTCCAAGTCGAGTGCTCTGGAAGTGCGTTTTGGGTTGAGCCCTGCCACAAGTGGAAGGAGAAGAAGGCTGAGGTGGTGA
- a CDS encoding Nif11-like leader peptide family natural product precursor, translating into MSEEQLKAFIEKVKADTSLQEKLKATADSDAVLAIAKEAGFSISADDLKKAQSAISEEELEDVAGGGCVHSAHCNCLKHFKGSLIITV; encoded by the coding sequence ATGTCAGAAGAGCAACTCAAAGCCTTTATTGAGAAGGTCAAAGCAGACACCAGCCTGCAGGAGAAACTCAAAGCCACTGCCGATTCTGATGCAGTTCTTGCGATTGCAAAAGAGGCTGGCTTTAGTATCTCTGCTGATGACTTGAAGAAGGCTCAATCAGCGATTTCTGAAGAAGAGCTGGAAGACGTTGCTGGAGGTGGCTGTGTTCATTCAGCTCACTGCAACTGTCTAAAACATTTCAAAGGTAGTTTGATAATTACCGTTTAA